The following coding sequences lie in one Lelliottia jeotgali genomic window:
- a CDS encoding Lipoprotein spr precursor produces the protein MVKSQPILRYILRGIPAIAVAVLLSACSTTNTAKNMHPETRVVGMEDASSLQASQDEFENMVRNLDVKSRIMDQYASWKGVRYRLGGSTKKGIDCSGFVQRTFREQFGLDLPRSTYEQQEMGKSISRTKLRTGDLVLFRAGSTGRHVGIYIGNDQFVHASTSSGVTISSMNEPYWKKRYNEARRVLSRS, from the coding sequence ATGGTCAAATCTCAACCGATTTTGAGATATATCTTGCGGGGAATCCCGGCAATAGCAGTAGCGGTACTGTTATCTGCATGTAGCACGACAAACACCGCAAAGAATATGCATCCTGAGACGCGTGTTGTGGGCATGGAAGATGCCTCGTCACTGCAAGCCTCTCAGGATGAATTTGAGAATATGGTACGTAATCTGGACGTTAAGTCCCGCATTATGGACCAGTATGCTAGCTGGAAAGGCGTGCGCTATCGCCTGGGCGGCAGCACCAAAAAAGGTATCGATTGTTCCGGCTTTGTACAGCGTACATTCCGCGAGCAGTTTGGCTTGGATCTGCCACGTTCGACTTACGAACAGCAGGAAATGGGTAAATCCATCTCGCGTACGAAATTGCGTACCGGTGATTTGGTTCTGTTCCGCGCCGGTTCAACAGGCCGTCACGTCGGTATCTACATCGGCAACGACCAGTTTGTTCATGCTTCCACAAGTAGTGGTGTGACGATTTCCAGCATGAATGAGCCTTACTGGAAGAAGCGCTATAACGAAGCGCGCCGTGTGCTGAGTCGCAGTTAA
- a CDS encoding membrane protein → MSWYLPVNHGFWFPIDSGIFHFFNEQLVKSQVILWLVAITNNRAFDGCSLLAMGCLMLSFWLKEDAAGRRRIIMIGLVMLLTAVVINQLAQGLMPVKRSSPSLFFPNVHRVSELLHISTKDASKDSFPGDHGMMLLIFSSFMLRYFGKKAFVVALIIVVVFAFPRVMIGAHWLTDIVIGSLSAVLIGAPWCLMTPLSDRLIVLFDRYLPGKMQQNQNK, encoded by the coding sequence TTGTCCTGGTATCTGCCGGTAAATCACGGTTTCTGGTTCCCGATTGATTCCGGTATCTTCCATTTCTTCAATGAACAGCTGGTCAAGAGCCAGGTGATTCTGTGGCTTGTCGCGATCACTAACAATCGCGCCTTCGATGGCTGTTCCCTGCTGGCAATGGGCTGCCTAATGCTCTCATTCTGGCTCAAAGAAGATGCCGCGGGACGCCGCCGAATCATTATGATCGGTCTGGTGATGCTGCTCACCGCCGTGGTGATTAACCAGCTCGCGCAAGGGCTGATGCCGGTTAAGCGCTCCAGTCCGTCGCTGTTCTTCCCAAATGTTCATCGGGTCAGTGAATTACTGCATATCTCCACCAAGGATGCGTCAAAGGACAGCTTCCCTGGGGATCATGGAATGATGTTGCTTATTTTCTCTTCATTCATGCTTCGCTATTTCGGCAAAAAAGCCTTCGTAGTTGCCCTGATTATTGTTGTGGTTTTCGCTTTCCCACGCGTAATGATTGGCGCGCATTGGCTAACGGATATTGTTATCGGTTCACTTTCTGCAGTGCTGATTGGCGCGCCGTGGTGCTTAATGACCCCGCTCAGCGATCGTCTGATTGTGTTATTTGATCGCTATCTTCCGGGTAAAATGCAACAAAACCAAAACAAATAA